The DNA window GATTGTTTTAAACAAGAGTTACAATTTTGTTTCTCTACAACCAGAGCATTTTGCCACCTACCATACGTTGGCAAGAATCGACGTTGCGGCATGGAAAATGTGGCTTCTATCCGATGGTAACAATGCATGGGTAATCACTACGTACGTGGCAAAGCACAAGATAGATTAGACGGTTCATGCTTCATGATGCCAGAGTTGCCAACTTCTCACTCCCACGGTTGATACGGATTGATAGACTGCACATGGACGATCGATGTAGTGTAATGATCTTCTCAGGTACGAGGTGTTTGCAACGTGTGCTTCCCGCACAACATAATTTGTACTCTTTGGTGCAACATGTACTTCCTTCATGGGGCAATCTATACTTTTCCTTCCATGCAACTTGTACTCTCCCAAAAGAACAGCGCCCGGATTTGCTCGCCTGTACATGGCAGCCGCAAACCCTATTAGGCGCTTCAGGCGTCGAGTATAGGTGTTGCTGCAAACTAGCGCATACCCAGAGCCCCCTCTTTTCCATCGTTTCTCAGTGGGCCGACCCAATTAACTGTATTCAATGGTTTCGGTTGCTACTTCTGGGAAGCTTCCAAAAGCTTTCCAAGTCGGTTTCAGGAAGCTTCCAGTcagttttttttccttttccctACTTTTACAAATGGGTGAGATTTTTTCAATTCAAAAATTCTTTGAAAAAATCATGAATGTTTTTctcaattttttatttttttattttcgtGATATTACAGTATTACTTTTACAAGTCTATAAACtttttttaaaaatgattttttttcatatttgTAAAAGAAAAATTCAAAATCGATAAACATTTTCAACTTCGTGATCTTTTGTTTCCAAAATCTATGAACTTTTTCCAAGTTTATGAACCCTTTTTAGAAATTTTGAACTTTTATCATTTTCTTGACTTTTTTTTGCAAATCTATggttttttctaaaactgaagaacatttttcaaattcatgatttattttcatgaatctatgttttttcaaaaaaaaatgtttttttttcaaatatatgAGCTGGTTTTAATTTCATGTTTTTTCCAAAGGTCAATTTTTTAGACAATTTTTCAAACGGGCTTTTTTCCAGTTTTTTCGACATTTCGGTTTTCCATggtcttccttagcttttggAGGCAAAAAAATTTTTCACGAAAAAATACGTTTtttttcacgagagtcacggttttgctttcgccagagtcacggccgtgcctctcaaaaatgaaaaaaaaaacgtgttttctgtttttttccttctgcgagaggcacggttttgcttccgtgagaggcacggttgtgctttcgcgagagtcacggccgtgcttctcggaaatgaaaaaaaaaacacattttctattctttttccttccgcgagaggcacgattttgcttccgcgagaggcacggttgtgctttcgcgagagtcatggcCGTGCCTCTCGTAAACGAAAACAAACACGTTTTCTGTTTCTTTCCTTCCGTGAGAGGTACgtttttgctttcgcgagagtcacggcggtgcctctcgaaaacggaaaaatgcatttttttttctttcctttcgcaagaggcacggttttgcttccgcgagaggcacggctAGGATTTCGCGGGAGGCATGAGCGTGCCTCTTTCGTAAAGGGAAAAAACCGTGCTCGTTGTTTGGTTTTTTCGTCaggttttttttgtgaaaaaagttcgtcaaaacctatcaacatgggatctaatTTTAAAGATTCTCGACGCGAGAAATCCAATgatgaaaacggttcgagatttggacacATGGTTTAAGagattttttttttaaataaacagATCTATGAAAAAAAACCACTCAAATTGCAACAAATGGCGTACATGCAGCACGCTACTAGTCATAAGTTGGAAAGATGGGAGTGATAATAGATGCTTCTCAATTAGTGATTTCGGACAGTTGGGGGCGACTCGAGTGATCGAGGTTTGTTGGGGCCGGCCCACGTGAGAGGGTTTCTGGCGCCGAAGAGGAGCTATCCATGGCAGCGCACTAGTGTGTTGTGAGCAGCCCTAGAAAAAACTAGTGTGTTGTGAGCGTGCAAGTACGCTGAGAAACTGGACGTGGGCCTCAGTTGGAAGTCGTGACAACCGCATGATCTTTGCTCGATTGACCTGTATGcagaagaaagaaaagaaatattgTTTGACCCTGCAGTTTGACATGATGCCTAGTTGCCTACACTCTTTGCACATGTGATTGCTATTAACAAGAGTTACAATTCTTCTTCTCTACTATCAGAGCATTTGCCACCGACCATATGTTACCAAGAATCGACGACGATGGCGACGGTGCATGGGTAATCACTAAGTGCGTGGCAAAGCACATGATAGGAtacttagggcatctccaataCTGATCCTCAAACCTCTCGCATCCGTTCGGATCGCGCTATCTGAACAACGGAAGCCATCTATCGCAGGTCTGCATCGGTTCGTGGCGCGGTCCTGATGCATTTTCTCTCGCAAATCGGAGACAAAtatgtgtgtgtgggagaggggatGGGGGGGGGGGTTGCGGGAGTCCGGACCGATCTCACGGGTCTTATCGTCGGTGATCATTTTTTTTTGAACGAAGGCTCGCGATGAGCCCggctttgaattaacaaagccatcaaccggccAGGAATTACAACACAGGAACAAGCACAACGGCTGAACGATACAAGGGAGCACCCTAGAAAGCTTACAACTCAACGCCGAAAACTAGCTCAAAACAAAAAGAGAAGCCCAAGCTAGTACACGCCGCCGACCGCAGCAAACAAGAACCGAGAATTGCGAACAGCATGAGCACAACGAGGACCTACAGAAACAGAGTGGAGTTGTGGACATGATCGAGTCCAAGGTTGGAGGAAATCAAGCATCTTCCTTTGCTCTCGCCGTAGAGGGACCCTTCCCTCTCACCTTGGATCGAAAAGCGCCGCCGACGGACATGAGAGACGCTCATCCTAGAGCAGGAGAGATGTCGTCCTCGAGTCCTGGAACAGTCACAGAGCACATCCTCCTAGGACATGAGCACACCTCATCTGACACACCGAAGCAACCTAGGACACCTGAAAAACAGCGGGAAAGCCACCGGGAGGAGCCACTGAAGGACGAGCAGCAAGGACATCAGGAGAGGCCGCAGAACGACGAGGAGCAGGAGTCGTCGGCCGTTGAAGAGAAACACCGGGCGTCCACGGCCAGGGATGTGCTGCTACTGCCGGGAAGAGGAACCCTATCCCCTACCATCGGATCGCAGACGCCGTACCACCGGAGCTGAGCTAGACACGCCACCGCAAAGGAGCACCGCACTTGAGGGGAGCGGGGACAGACTTCCCTGCGAGCCAGATCAACCACTGCCACCTGATAACCAGGGCCGCCCAAAAACTCCACCTTTGTCGCCCCTCACCCGAACGCACACTCCCCAGGCGGCGCCTCCAAGGAGGGCACGACGCGAAGCGCGCCGTCACCGCCCAATCCTAGAAGGATTTTGGGCTTTCATCCGGGAGGGGAGCGGGGGTGGATAGGGTTGGGATCTCAGCTGCACCTCCAAGGAGGAAGGGCGGCGCCCAAGGGCGTCGCTGCTGCCGGGCCGGACCAGCCGACCAGTGGTTTCCCACGGTCCCAAAACCGCACCACCGGGCACCCATTCACACCAATCCGGCGACGAAGCTGCTGGAACCGGGAAGGATGAGGGAGCTGAAGGGGAGGGGAGTCGAACCTCAGATCTGACGAGGAAGGGGATCTCCACGCCGGCTCATACCGGCTCATACTTAAGAACGCTTAAAAAAGGATTTGAACAGAGGGAAATTAAAAGCCACCCTGCCTTATTTTCATGTAGGAGAAACCGACTTTGAATCCAGGCCGGCGACATGAAACCTTTTTGCTGTCTATCGCTGTGCCAAGGCCGAGTTCTCACTTATAAGGACCCTTAAGGTCTTAAGGACCTCGAGGTTCTTGTTTTGCTTTAAGTGTAAGTGTTCTCAACAGACAACATTAAGACACACATTCATGCTAAGGTAAATCAAGTTTTCATATGGATGAGTAGGTCAGCATGCCATATACTAGTACTGTTTTTACACATCACTCCATTTAATTACAGAAATTGTATAGCGCGTATACCAGCAAAACAGTTTTCCACGCGACGCGCTGCTCACCGCCTGGCCAGATTCCATGCTGAGGTGGATCACAACGGCACCTGATGGTCGAGGATTTTTTTTTGAACATCAATACAGACGAAagcgctcatatatacgcgcagacactcacccctatgaacgcgcGCACACACACCTTACCCTTATGAGCACCTCCAAAAGACTGAGCCGtcatatcatcttgaaatttacaaAGTCACCTTAGGCACCTCATCATCGACGGGaacatctcctcccactgaatgcgcattgccggaaattctaaaataaatccagaaataaatGCAAGCACGTGGATTTGAATTCTGATGGGCTGGGGATACCACCGTCTCTCTAACCATTCAACCACATATTGGTTCGCTGATGGTCAAGGATTGGTCATGCGCACTTGAGAGGATTTGTGCTACATATTTTTCACTCTTTTTAGAATTTATCCTATTCCAAAGCGTTACATTGGCATTCTTTTTCTCGTTCCAAAATGTGTCTTAATGTTTCACCGTGTCATCGTGCATCAGCGAAGCTGATCCAAAATAAGTCCATTCTTTTTTATTAATACGTAACGAAACATGATGATACATGTCGAGAAAAAAGCCAAATGAAACATTTTGAAACGAGATAAATTTTGACAACAACCGGCACAATTATCACAGCAATGACGAGCGATGAATCCATGCATGGAATATCCCGTGCTCGGACTCTCATCAACATAGTTGGCTAGCAAAGACAACCGTTTTACGCGTCTACACTGTGGCCCTTCCATGATAGGAAGGACCCTCACAGTTTACTGGAGACGTTGGCGAGATACTTGGTGTGGCGGCCGTGCGCGAGCACCTGGCCGGTGTCCTTCCTCCTCACCTCCACGGTCACGCACCCCGTCTTGTCGCCGATGCCGAGCACCCGAGCCTCGATCTCGATCTCCTCCTACATGGATGCAGCATGCCTCCGTTTGTTAGTCCCAAGTCCCAACTCACAAGAAGGATTATATAGTACGCGGGAAGACATATACTCGTATAGTACGTTTGCACGGGCGGCGCCCAGGTAGGAGACGGTGATATCCAGTGAGACCCCCGTCACCGGCGAGCCGCCGGCGAAGAACACAGCAGACCCCACCAGGTCCACCAGCGACGCCACCGCGCCTCCATGCATGCGGTTGCTGGCGCTCTTCGGTTGCGCGGGACATGCGCACACAGGCATACACGATTTTCAGTTCAAAGCTCCTACATACACTACTCCCGCGAGCACGGCCCTGGCTAGGACTACGTACCGACGTGAGGCGAGGAGGGACCATGAAGGAGCAGAGGAGGCGGCCGGGTTCGATGGTCTCCACGCGGAGGCCGGCTACGGTGAAGGCGTCGTACAGCCGGTGGCCCAAGGAACGGTTGTGCCACCTCTCCATGGCTTCGTCAACATCCTTGCTGCCGCCTTCGAGCTTCTCCATCTGCAGGCCCTCTCGGTCTTTCCTGGTCTACCCTGCATATATAAGAGGCCTTTAAGTGCTCCGTCTCCATTGGCAATTTTCACAATAGGGACACCGTAATAGGAAAAATGCCATTAGAGGCCGAGCGTCAGGAACGGTTGTGCCACCTCTCCATGGCTTCGTCGACAACCTTGCTCTTCCTGCCGCCTTCGAGCTTCGCCATCTGCAGGCTCTCTCGGTCTATCCTCGTATACCATGCATATATACGTGGATATAAAAACCAAAGCTATGCCAAGGCgacaaaaaagaaaataaatccAAAGCGATTATCCCCAATCAACAGACTACAACGAAGAGATTTTTCAACAACAACACCTTTAAAAAGAAGGTGGTGCTCAAGCGCTGTCTTCACCTGAGGAACCAGTCCGTACAAAGTAATAACGTAAAAACATCTCCACTTCTAAGAAAAACAAATTCAGATCAGACCAAGGCTTTCACCTTGAAGATCGAGACCGGGTGTTCAAGTAACACCACCATCGAAGTCACTCAAATTTTGTTGTCAACACATTTACGTGATCCCAACAGCTACATGCGATCTCCGGCACCGCCGCTGCACAATCCCTCTACCTCAAGTCATCATCCATAGTTTGCATTTGGCTGCTGAAGTCAACCATCGAATCTGCAGAGACAACCCTCAAAAAGACTCTTCGGTGGCCACTGCAATCCGCATCGAGGCCGCCACAACAGGCCGGAATGGTCACCACAAAGACCCACACCGCTAGTGGAGCACACCAGCACTGACTACAACCTCACCGGAGAGAGCCCTGCCAAGTCCAATGGCCAAGGGGCTTACATGGCCGGAACTGGAGCATGAAAGGCAAATCCCTCACCAATGCACCCCCACACAGAGCGCAACCGGACCTAGATCAGGAGTGCACGACCGCTAGATCGGTGCCAACATTTGTAGCTTCAAAATAACGTTATATAGCTTCAAAATATTACCGCCTTAATATTTAAGGTAGTAGTGCAACATTTATAAAAGATACATGTTAAACAATAATTACTATAAGAAGAAGTCGTCCATGTGAGGATGTAAGTAGAGAGATGCTATACGTACGACAGAAATCCATACAATTTTTGTACGATCAGACTCATCTGGTGGTGTGGGCCCAAACCTCGGGAGACGTGACTGTGTCTTGTCGTATGAAATCGTACGAAAAGTGAAAAATTGACACGAAAACATGTTGGTCTTATTAATATATGCTCTCCCTGTTCCATATTAATTGTCCCTCAAATACAAGTATCTAACACAGAAATATGTCTGGATACATCCGGTTGAGCGACAATTAATATGAGACAAAGTGAGTACATCCTAATAAATAACATGCTACATCAAGAAATCATTATCTTAAAATATTATATGGCTAGAGAGGTGGTATAGTCAGGTAAGTAAATGATGTAAATATTGTAGCAAAATATGATGTAGAGGCAAGTGCAAACCGCATCATGATCGACAAGTGCACACGGCATGCATGATGCAGAGCAAGTGTAGCAAACACTAATCCGCCAATCTTGGACTTCCTTTCCCCACGAATTGGTGGACGACATGAACATGCAGCAAGCCAAGATAACGGTGGGTACGTCTCTTCAATAGGTTCTATATTCCGTTTCTACCTTTCAAAACTCAAAACTAAAATACTTTTGCGTTGGATCTTTTGCAGCCATTCATGTCCACAGTTATACGGTCACTGTGGATTCAAATATTTTGAAAGAACGCTTGAGCAATGCATCTCAATCTTTGTTATTGTTCCATAGCAATTACCATACTTCTCAAAATAGTGCAACCAACAATATATAGCTTCAAAATACGACCGTCTTAATGTAGTGCAACATTTGTAAAATATATACTAAAGTAGTAATTACTGTAAGGGGAAGTCTTGTGCGTAATTAAATAAAAAGACAACACCTTTCGAACATGAAACCATGTAGGTCTTATTCATACATGTTAATACATAAAATGCTACATGCACAAAATGTTATTTTATAATTTTATATGGATAGAGAGGTGGTAGTATAGTAAGTAAATGTTGTTGAAAATATCATGGCAAATGTAGCAATGGTGCAAACGAAATATGCATTGTGCAGTGTCAGTGTAGCAAAGAAAATTCAGCCTATTGTTCGTTTCCTTCCCGTGGATCGCGTGTATTGACGGACCACATGAACATGCCCCAGACTAAGACAATGGTGGGTATGTCCACTGAATAGGTTTTAGAATGATTTTGTTGTTTTCCTTATGACTTTTTTGTGACTGCTGCAAGCTATTTTATCAATTCTATTCAATTATTGTTTTAAAGGTACTATGGTGTCCCTTCTTTTTTTTGCGAAGGTACTATCTTCAGACCTCAGGGCCGCCCTGAGGTACTATGGTGTCGCCATTGCATCCTTGAATCGATCTGAAGAACCTGGCACCAAATATCGTTGTTTTGTAGGCATGGCGAGAAAACCTAACCTCGCCGCGCCAAGGAGATGGCAGGAATCTACGTCGGAGCTCTGTCTAATCCGTCCCAGCGGACAAACTTGAGGCAGATTGGAGCCCAGAACACTGACTCGAAGAAGGAGCGCAACCATCCATCCAAACACCTCACATGCGGGGACTAAAACACTATCTACACACTAGCGGGAGTCGAGACATCAGGATTCTCCTTCCCGCCACCGGCCGGCAGAGCAGCGGGCGGAGGGGAGGCAAATCGACGGGCTCGCCGGCAGAGATCGAGGGAAGGAAGGCTTTCCCAAGTCACCTTGGGAGATACTTGGTACTATGGTGTCCCTAATGGTACTATGATAAAGAAAACCCCATATTGTGTCCATTTGTGTTGTCTTTTTTCACGTGGGTTGTTGTGTACTCATCTCAACTCAAGCCAACCATTTTTAGTGTCACCGTAATGCCTATAATTGTCTAATGACATATCAAAAAATTATACAATCAATATTGTTTAGAAACAGCTCCAACATTCACCGATGGAGTCACCATGTTATTTAGAAATGACTAGCAGAATTTTTTTCCAAACAATTACTGTATTTCTCGAAATATTGTTACCAATAATATATAACTTTGAAGTACTAACGCCATAATGTATAAGGTAGTAGTGCAATATTTGTAAACTATATATTTAGAGGGAGTGGCTGGAGAACGATAGTGCAAACGACATGCATGTTGCACAGTCCGTGTAGTGTAGCAAAGACTTTTCAGCCTATTGTTAGCTTCCTTTCCTCCACATCATGTGCATTGCTGGACATGCCGCATGCTAAGACAACGATGGTATGTCTGCTTTCCCGATATCCTTTTCTGTGGGCGACTGTGATGTACTAGCGTATGAACTCTACTCGATTGTTGTTTAACGAAATTATGGTCTCCTTGTTGGTACtatgatcaagaaaagacaacctGCTATCTGTCCATATGTGACGTCTTTTCTTCCATGGGCCACTGCGCACTACCGTGTCAACTGAAGTCGGCATATTTTAGTGGTACCATAATGTACGTTATTGTCTAATAATTTACCATATTTCCGTGTCAACTGCCTTCGtctggaaatacttgtcatcaaaatggataaaaagagatgtattttcggacggaggaaGTATTAAAAATATACAACTAATATTGTTTAGAAACTGCTCCAAGATTCACAGGTATAGTTATCAGTGTTTAGGGCTAGAGTGTTTAGAAACTGCTCCAAGATTCACCGGTATGGTTAACTAATTATTATTTTTCCGTGGAACTCAAATTAAAAAAATCATTATGGGTCTCTTTGTGCATCCATGGTGTGCCACGATTACCAAAAAATACTAGTTGTTCGAAAGAACAATTGATGACCGCCTCTTAATGTACAAGGTTGTAGTGCAACTACTATAAAATATATTTAAACGTTGTCTTGCAAATGTATAAATAATTGATATGAAAATATGTTGGTATTATTCACACATGAAAAGTATTATTTTGAAAATTTGTATGGTAAATAAGTGCTATAGAAAATTTCATAAAGCTAGTCATAGTAGGAGTAACCTAAGTAGTAACATACATGTCACATAAGCAAAAAATATGATGCGTCATATAATTAAAGAGGAGAGAGGCAAATAGACATCACATAGCGCTTTCCTATATAAAATGAGTCTATAAAGCAAtaaatgtatatatgtatgttACTACACCTGACACTTCCACTATGAAaatagtaacatagactagtaacttATGTATGTTACTATTCTAAGTTACTCCTCATTATGACTAGCCTAATAGAAGCTGTTCTAGCGACAATGCAGACGAAATGTATGGTGCATAGTCAACGTCGCAAACACTATTCAGCCTACTGTTAGATTCTTCTCCCCTGCACCACTTATTTTGCTGGCCCCGTGAACATTTCGTAGATAGGACACTCAAACCTGCACTGCAGGCTAAGACAATAGTGATCAGGGTTGCTAAATAGATTTTGCATTTATTTTTCCCCTCCAGATATCAAATTTAAGAAAAAATCATGCTGAATCTTCTGATCCATTCACATCTATAATTTTGAGGGCCACAGTGGCTTCAAATTCTGCAGTTACTAAAAGTCTAAAATTCATGCTGAAATCCTATTTGAGCAATGCCTCTCAGTCGTTGTTATTGTTCCACAACAATTACTctctccgtcccataatataagagcgttctTGACACTAGCgtagtgtcaaaaacgttttTATATTATGAGACGGTGGGAGTGCTGTATTTCTTGAAATGACGTTACCAATAGTGTATAGCTTGAAAATGCTAGCaccaggattagaatagttatttggatcacgatCAGCCCTATATAGAGGTGATCAGTTGTTCCCGAACTCCTTAACCGATGGTGACAAAAGGAAAAAAACCGATCGCACCAGCTCCCTCCCAATCCCCCAATCCCACCAGCTTCTTTGAACTTCTCGATCATGGGTAGGCTGCTAGTATTGAAGAAAAAATAATTCCAAACGAAAAGCTTACCGTTGTTATGGAATAACATAAAAATTGAAGTCGTTACAGCGGTCCCGGTTTAATAA is part of the Triticum urartu cultivar G1812 unplaced genomic scaffold, Tu2.1 TuUngrouped_contig_4624, whole genome shotgun sequence genome and encodes:
- the LOC125528086 gene encoding acyl-coenzyme A thioesterase 13-like — translated: MEKLEGGSKDVDEAMERWHNRSLGHRLYDAFTVAGLRVETIEPGRLLCSFMVPPRLTSSASNRMHGGAVASLVDLVGSAVFFAGGSPVTGVSLDITVSYLGAARANEEIEIEARVLGIGDKTGCVTVEVRRKDTGQVLAHGRHTKYLANVSSKL